In Maniola hyperantus chromosome 20, iAphHyp1.2, whole genome shotgun sequence, the following are encoded in one genomic region:
- the LOC117991866 gene encoding centromere protein X-like → MARYSIEVDDGNIDPASVTSEVKSSIKQDIIKELLHGSFQDNKTKLDNDALTLVVEVAKCLVTETCLRASSQALLEGCNKVDLDHVEKCLPQLMLDFP, encoded by the exons ATGGCTCGCTACAGCATCGAGGTCGATGATGGTAACATAGATCCCGCATCAGTAACATCGGAAGTTAAGAGTTCTATAAAGCAA GATATCATAAAAGAGCTTCTACATGGGTCCTTCCAAGACAACAAAACAAAGTTGGACAACGATGCACTCACACTAGTGGTAGAGGTAGCCAAATGTCTAGTTACTGAGACATGCCTGCGAGCCTCGAGTCAGGCTTTACTGGAAGGCTGCAACAAAGTAGAccttgatcatgtagagaaatgTCTTCCACAACTG ATGTTGGACTTCCCTTAA
- the Phax gene encoding phosphorylated adapter RNA export protein has product MMSTTEGELDVEVSHELEDGELEDSDVEEGTYIPLTRPETFNPPSLVNMQIQDEQSDEDTGLESSGSESDDEPRRRPKRTKLRPKRPQPQAQPDKKDKYNVWCKALQEDLLTEDMVTCDVTKKRNYGVESYDYTIKYRLDDDYVSKKVFTNSRPHKQNDYKTNKRSYSDRSNKKFRQGKRINSEHPLEEKQLPRVLPDLVVMPDQPTELVAQDIAEKLSEEKKELLVRIVQVTGSSKAIEIYKETQRIEADGGMLVMNGTRRRTPGGIFFFLLKRDDEVSQVMINDIFNEDRKENARKIKKTRTKNRQKVMEQLKQSLTDSELPSLLSRSEATVQSEHGSNPPPSPATDARDGSSDTDAHADLPPSPPRPRAPLPDRTDARQVLQNYDDDDFLEVMCNEDMELF; this is encoded by the exons ATGATGTCTACAACAGAAGGAGAACTGGATGTCGAGGTGTCCCATGAACTCGAAGATGGCGAG TTAGAGGATTCAGACGTAGAAGAGGGTACGTACATCCCTCTGACGCGCCCAGAAACCTTCAACCCGCCGTCTTTAGTGAACATGCAGATACAAGACGAGCAGAGCGACGAAGATACGGGGTTAGAGTCGTCGGGCTCTGAGTCGGACGACGAACCGCGTCGACGCCCAAAGCGCACTAAACTGAGGCCGAAACGACCGCAGCCGCAAGCTCAGCCCGacaaaaaagataaatataacGTCTGGTGTAAAGCATTGCAG GAGGACCTACTTACAGAAGATATGGTAACCTGTGATGTAACAAAGAAAAGAAATTATGGCGTTGAATCTTATGATTATACTATTAagtatagactagatgatgacTATGTTTCGAAAAAAGTATTTACAAATAGTCGCCCTCACAAACAAAATGATTATAAAACTAATAAGAGGAGTTACTCTGACAgatctaataaaaagtttaggCAAGGCAAAAGGATTAATAGTGAACATCCGCTAGAAGAGAAGCAACTGCCAAGAGTTTTGCCAGATCTTGTTGTAATGCCAGATCAACCCACAGAACTAGTAGCTCAGGACATAGCTGAGAAGTTGTctgaagaaaagaaagaattACTTG TCAGGATAGTTCAAGTAACTGGGTCAAGTAAAGCTATAGAAATCTATAAAGAGACACAGAGAATTGAAGCAGATGGTGGAATGCTTGTCATG AACGGTACACGTAGACGCACGCCCGGCGGTATTTTCTTCTTTCTGTTGAAACGTGACGATGAGGTGTCGCAGGTTATGATCAATGACATATTCAATGAGGACCGCAAGGAGAACGCTCGCAAGATTAAGAAAACGCGAACCAAGAACCGCCAGAAGGTCATGGAACAGTTGAAACAGAGCCTTACAG ATTCGGAGCTGCCATCGCTGCTGTCCCGCAGCGAGGCGACCGTGCAGTCGGAGCACGGCTCCAACCCGCCGCCGTCTCCAGCCACGGACGCGCGCGACGGCTCCAGCGACACGGACGCGCACGCCGACCTACCGCCCtcgccgccgcgcccgcgcgcGCCGCTCCCTGACCGGACGGACGCGAGACAAGTGCTGCAAAACTACGATGATGACGATTTCTTAGAAGTTATGTGCAATGAAGATATGGAGTTGTTCTGA
- the ND-15 gene encoding NADH dehydrogenase [ubiquinone] iron-sulfur protein 5 — protein sequence MSISPFLRSPFTDLTGGLVSHQMLGSCQKHEIRYMDCLEAYGLDRGKVKCAELFDDFHECQTKTKQFKRFAAMRKERDRQISEGKLKGDEKYVNPRIDSF from the exons ATGTCCATCTCGCCCTTTCTCCGGAGCCCTTTCACTGACCTCACGGGTGGGCTGGTGTCTCATCAGATGCTGGGATCATGCCAGAAGCATGAGATACGCTACATGGACTGCCTGGAGGCGTACGGTCTTGACCGCGGTAAGGTCAAGTGTGCAGAGTTGTTCGATGACTTCCATGAGTGTCAAACCAAGACTAAGCAGTTCAAGAGATTTGCG GCTATGAGGAAGGAAAGGGACAGGCAGATATCGGAAGGTAAACTTAAAGGAGATGAAAAATATGTGAACCCGAGAATAGACAGTTTCTAA